GGGCGATCGTCTCGGCAGTCATGGGGATGGATTCCTGTTGCAGGAGTTCGAGGATTCGCGGCTTGATCAGCTCCTGTCCGTCCACGCCTGCGGGGCCGGCGGGGTCCGTCTGGGCCCGCTGGTGCGGGACGGGCGGGCTCTGCTGTGCCTTGGCGAGGAGGTCGGCGAGGCTGCCGACCAGGTTCTTGCCGCGCTGGTCGACCACCGGGGTCTGCGCGATCGCCTCCCGCAGGCGCCAGGCCTCGCAGTCCTCGACGGCGACCGGCGGCAGGCCGTCAGCGAGGGAGGCAGGCGGCACGTCCAGGTGCAGGGAGCGGAACTGGACGGCCTGGGATCCGGGGGTGAGGAGGTAGCCGAGGCCGAAGGTGCCGTCCTCGGGCTTGGCGGCGGCTTCAGTGTTCAGGCCGCTCATGTCCCGGTCGGCGACCTTGGCGTACTGGCCTGGCCACGAATCGGGGATCATCGACAGGTCGATGCCCTCCGCGCCCTGGACCGCGTTCGCCCCGACCAGGGAGCCCTGGCCCTTGGCGCAGCGCAGGAAGACCGCGCCGCCGCCGATCAGCAGCTGGGAGCGGATGATCGAGGAGTTGCCGAGGTCTTCGGCCAGCGGGGTCTGGGTGGCCAGGACGACGCCGATCCCGCGCTTGAGGGACCGGCGGGTGAGCTGCTCGACGATCGCTTTGGCTTCCGCGTGGTACTGGGAGGAGGCCGCGAGCAGCATGTGTGCTTCGTCGATGACGATCAGGGTCAGTGGGTCGGTGAAGGGGAAGGCCGGGGAGCGGTAGCGGGCTTCGCGGTCGAGCATCAGTGCGTAGGCCAGGCGCAGGGCGCCCATTGCCTCGTCCAGCCCGTCCCCGCAGTGCGCGGTCAGGGGTGCTCCGGCGATGGTTCCGGCCTGCGGCGAGGACAGGATCACCGCGATACGCGACTTGTGGGCGGAGAGCAGGATCTGTTCCAGCACCCCGGACTTCCCGGAGCGGGACCCGCCCACCAGGTACAGGTGCCGGGCGCCGGACCCGGGCTGAGCCAGGGGGACCAGGGCGGCCCGTGCGTCGATGTAGGTGCCCAGGCGGACGTATCCGCGCGAGTCCATGGCCAGCTCGTCCACGACCGTGGAGAGCATCGTGCCGTGCATCAGCGCGTGCTCCTTCATCACGCGCACCCCCATCTGCGAGGGCTTGTCAGTCGGGGCGAGAGCGACCTGGATCGTCTCCAGGTGCAGGTTCCCCGCGAGGTCCTGGAGGTTGACGGTCCCAATCGCCTTCCGGTCGCGGGTGGCGATCCCCTCCCAGTCCAGGGGCCCGTCGTAGCGGGTGAGGGCCAGGGTGGTGCCGGGCATCGCTCCTTCCGGCACGGCGACGTACGCGGCCCACAGCTCCTCGGGAGTCGTGGGCGCGTCGCCAGCCGAGATCTGCGGCGCTGCCGACGACTTCATGAGGTGGACGGTGACGGGCAGCGCGTTCGGCGCGTAGTGCTTGGGGTCGCCCAGCTCCACCTGGGAGACGGGGATCTGGTAGACAGCCGCGATGTCGGCCGCCTTCACCTTCACCTGCTGGCCCTGGGGCAGCGTGATGATCCCGGTGAACGACACATGATCGGTCCCGGCGTCGAGGGCGAGGTGCTCAAGGCCAGCCCCGGCCTGGATCAGCTTGCGGCCCTCGGTCTGGGTCGGGCCGGAGATGAACTCCGCCCACCAGGCACTGATCAGCTGCGCCTGCGAGGACTGACCCGCAGCCGCAGTCGTGGCAGGCAGCGCCGGGTGCTCGCCGGCGGTGTTTCGCCGGTGGGCCAGGACGGCCGCCCCGGCCGGGACGGCGAGCCCGAGGGCGAACAGCGGGTCCATACCGGACGCGAGGACCTGGTGAGCGGCGATGCCACACCCGGTGGCCGTGATCCCACAGGCGATGAGGGAGCGCAGGGCGGGGGCGGAGGCATTGACGGCCCACGCCCCCGCTCCGGCCGCCGCGGCGGCGAGAGCGGACCAGGGGCCGACGGCGACAGATGCCACCGCGAGAGCGGCGGGCGCGTACTGGATGAACTGTGCTCGGGTCGGCCCCATGGTCCGGCTCCCTACTGCTGGGCGTAGAAGACGGCTTCGGCCATCTCGACCGGCGAGGAGTCCACGGCGTCGGCGATGCCCCCGTGGTCGCTCTCGACGGCCGTCCTCGCGTCGTCGGCGGCCGCCGCCGCGCTGTCGGCCGCGGCCGTGTAGGCGCCCGCGGCTTCCTTGGCGCCGGTCATGGTCAGGGCCGCGTCCGCGAACTCGGCGGTGGTGGCCGCGTCGACGGCCAGCGCCTTCATCGTCTCGGAGGCGTCCTGCATCTGTTCCGCGGTCTCGTCCACGGTGGTGGCGAGGGTGGTGACGGTCTCGGCGTGGACGTGGACCTGGTGGGTGAGCCAGGCGAGCTTGGTACGCAGGGCCGCGTAGGTCGCGGCGTCCGCGAGGGATTCGGTGACAGACATACGAGCCTCTCCTCTGCTATCGGGCGTTGTAGAAGTCGCGTTCGGCGGGGCGGGTCAGCGGGGAGTCGGCCACGGCCCGGAAGATCTGGCCGTGCCGGACCTCGGCGTTCGCGGACGCGGTCCGGCACGCCTCCTCGCCGCCCTGGATCTGGTCGTGGAGCTTCTGGGCGGCGGCGGCCTGGAGGTCGAGCTGTTCCTTGAGGTGCTCGCACTTGCCGATGAGGTTCTCGCCGACGCCCTTCTCCGTGATCTCGGCGATCAGCACGTCGCAGTCCGCGGCCAGCTGCGCGGACTCGTCCACGAGCTCCAGGCAGGCATCCGAGCTGGTCTGGCACAGCGTGGCGGCGCCTTCGGCGAGGTCGATGACCTGCGTGAGGTTGATGACCTCACCGCCGCTGTAGGTGCGGGTCTTCCCGGCGGCCGTGGTGACGTGGATGCCCTTGTCGTCGACGGTCGCGGTATGCGGAACGGGCGGGTTGGGCTGCATCGCGGGGTCCTTCCTGATCTGCTCGGGGAGCGTGACGGTCGGCGGCGGGGGAACGGTCCCGGGCGGCGGGACCGTCGGGCCAGGCGCAGGCGTGGGAGGCGCGGCGGCAGACGGTGGAGGCGGACCGGCCGGCGGAGTCGTCGGCTTCGGCGGCGGTGCGGACGCCTTCGGGGGCGTGGTGGGCTTCGGTGGGGCGGTGGCCCCCGACGCAGGCGTGGAGGGCCCCGTGGGGGCCGTACCGGAAGGCGAACCGGAAGGTGCATTGCCCGGTTTCTTCAGGTAGGCGGAGCGCCACCCGTCACGCAGACCACCGGCCCAATTAGCACCCGCGAGCAGCCCGTAATGAGTTTTCGCTGCCGCGTTGTAGGGGGCGTTTCGGAAGGTATCCGGCGCCCTGGTCGGCTCCCATTTGACTTTCGGTTTCGGCGGGGGCTTCTTGATTCCCGCCTCCTCGTATTTGCCGTGTGTGTTGTCGACGCCGACGAGGTAGGTGATGGCGAGGAGAATGAGGAGTTCCACGAGCCTCCTTCCATGACACTGTGCAGTTGTGGGGTGTTACCGGTTACCGGTTACAGGCCCCGTGGACGGCGGTTCGGGCCGCTCAGCACGGGGTGGGAGGGCGTCCACGGGCTGTAACCGGTAACCGGTAACCGAAGCGGATGCTTGCTCAGCGTGACGTTCCGATGTTGCTGACCGTGGTGTTCGCCGTGTTGAAGACCGATTCGAGGGTGCTGCGGATCTCGGTACTGAACGGCGTGTACGGCAGGAAGATCCCGGAGACGATCAGCATCACGCAGATCACCATCTGCTTTCCCTTCGTCTTCTTGAAGGTGAAGAACAGCGCCCAGCAGAACAGGGCCAGAGCGAAGAACTGGAGCGTCATCTCACGCACCCTTCTCGAAGGTGAATCCCTTGTTGTTCACGGGGCTTACCGCACTGGAACCGGAGGGTGCGGAGAGCTTCTTGTAGGCGATGAGTCCGCCGCCGCCGACGAGCGCCACCCACAGCCAGGGGCTGGAGGTGATGGAGTCGCCGGCCCCGGCGGGCTCCTGCGTCTTGGGGGCCGCACCGCCCAGGGTCGGGGTGGCGCACGCGGGGATCTTCGCGACGTCGTACGAGGCCGCCTTGGCCACCGCCGCCGCCCGGATCTTCATGCACTCCCGGTAGACGGTCATCTCCCGCTCGTACAGGGTCTTGGCCGCGGCTTCCTCGGTCTGCGCCCGCTGCTTGTCGGCCTCAACCTCGACCAGCGCGTTCGCGGCCTTCTCCTGGGCCCGCGCACGGTCCTGGGCGGCCTGCTCCCCCTGCATGCTGGTCACGGCCACGACCGTGCCGCACACCGCGAGGACGGCGATC
The DNA window shown above is from Streptomyces sp. NBC_01551 and carries:
- a CDS encoding type IV secretory system conjugative DNA transfer family protein, translated to MGPTRAQFIQYAPAALAVASVAVGPWSALAAAAAGAGAWAVNASAPALRSLIACGITATGCGIAAHQVLASGMDPLFALGLAVPAGAAVLAHRRNTAGEHPALPATTAAAGQSSQAQLISAWWAEFISGPTQTEGRKLIQAGAGLEHLALDAGTDHVSFTGIITLPQGQQVKVKAADIAAVYQIPVSQVELGDPKHYAPNALPVTVHLMKSSAAPQISAGDAPTTPEELWAAYVAVPEGAMPGTTLALTRYDGPLDWEGIATRDRKAIGTVNLQDLAGNLHLETIQVALAPTDKPSQMGVRVMKEHALMHGTMLSTVVDELAMDSRGYVRLGTYIDARAALVPLAQPGSGARHLYLVGGSRSGKSGVLEQILLSAHKSRIAVILSSPQAGTIAGAPLTAHCGDGLDEAMGALRLAYALMLDREARYRSPAFPFTDPLTLIVIDEAHMLLAASSQYHAEAKAIVEQLTRRSLKRGIGVVLATQTPLAEDLGNSSIIRSQLLIGGGAVFLRCAKGQGSLVGANAVQGAEGIDLSMIPDSWPGQYAKVADRDMSGLNTEAAAKPEDGTFGLGYLLTPGSQAVQFRSLHLDVPPASLADGLPPVAVEDCEAWRLREAIAQTPVVDQRGKNLVGSLADLLAKAQQSPPVPHQRAQTDPAGPAGVDGQELIKPRILELLQQESIPMTAETIARKLGTSAKNIRPRLSELKKRNEITNESGLWRAA